In one Penaeus monodon isolate SGIC_2016 chromosome 20, NSTDA_Pmon_1, whole genome shotgun sequence genomic region, the following are encoded:
- the LOC119585732 gene encoding transient receptor potential channel pyrexia-like (The sequence of the model RefSeq protein was modified relative to this genomic sequence to represent the inferred CDS: added 66 bases not found in genome assembly), producing the protein MVIKSKLPLQDCFRSSPSPTPSSSSSHAPGTPNPVQTTVKWAAKRTLHQGVVMVADVENQKTPLVTAMEMGKPQLRADSVNELLERDDDAGLRQLVQRFSEDQVRRPQPLPSQAAHIVTSLHIAAQKGKLKCMRVLLDNSPSADVLDAPDHDGNTPLMAGVKEAQHEAVKMLLEAKAHVNARNNKGQSALHIITFAIHKNAKPEESLRKTAKLLLDCHDIDLEAHNGSGLTALATAARYLPEGSGAPRSGFLIEFCRNLVAAGASLEETVGSEASEDVLRRKQALTAVLMGVGRGDAPPRPALSRFLDLLVLRKGAKEIKDFMPNNSANCRLGSKSLLFYAVDSNDEDLTRLFLDRGADPWAVEITKVLPIYRAAAKGHAPIFELLLERMKTNASKKVDLQEHTFHILKKLIENSRRQKGAPPEVDHLKCLERILQNDVLLNLNQTFHGQTILHEAAAFNNQDMLCELLSKGAFLGAHRKVNETDRGNVLPSLLPNTLERAMDNCISNLPTNVDEAEVEAELENMLGDNYTLKLDYRFLLPPGSSEQNVEQQRISELGTLMDISKSKRHRNTIKHPLVETFLYAKWRKALPYYIANLVLYFIFVLVLTAFVYSLKDLRILEVRSSSNSTLTDEIESQQTIVNSLMAILIPFTLYMLVREVFQVAFTFSTYYKNVENYFEWFLVIVVFVLCSVNLDADTTRHLAAWAMIVAWYEFVLILGRAPLLAKYVRMLRHVSYNFLMMILLYGALLLAFTISFNIILQPTEADKETDFTTFWATLPKAVVMATGEFEYSDLSKEFSKQIALLMSAVLVFLLFVFVIFLVLMNVMNGLAVTDTQQVVSDAALYSLLARLELVFLIESMFLWCPGLQRLSARLRLLSGPHNTPFLFAKINKRRKGERLESGRSREELSRLDSTTSDNLRMRRQQYLEEEKLRRRGDPAAECLSILRKIAKRHPEVLQDVVDTPEATEQE; encoded by the exons GCGTGGTGATGGTGGCTGACGTGGAGAACCAGAAGACGCCGCTCGTGACGGCCATGGAGATGGGCAAGCCGCAGCTGCGGGCTGACTCCGTGAACGAGCTCCTGGAGCGGGACGACGATGCGGGGCTGCGACAGCTGGTGCAGAGGTTCTCGGAGGACCAGGTGCGGCGCCCCCAGCCCCTCCCCTCGCAGGCAGCCCACATTGTAACGTCCCTACACATCGCGGCGCAGAAGGGGAAGCTGAAATGCATGCGCGTCCTCCTGGACAACTCTCCCTCCGCGGACGTGCTCGACGCGCCCGACCACGACGGCAACACGCCCCTCATGGCGGGCGTGAAGGAGGCGCAGCACGAGGCTGTGAAGATGCTGCTGGAGGCCAAAGCTCACGTCAACGCGCGCAACAACAAAGGGCAAAGCGCGCTGCACATCATCACTTTCGCCATCCACAAGAACGCCAAACCCGAGGAGTCGCTGCGGAAAACGGCGAAACTTCTCCTCGACTGTCATGATATCGACTTGGAGGCTCACAACGGGTCCGGCCTCACTGCGCTGGCCACCGCCGCCAGGTATCTGCCGGAGGGAAGTGGTGCGCCGCGCTCTGGCTTCCTCATCGAGTTCTGCAGGAATCTGGTGGCAGCCGGAGCCTCTCTGGAGGAGACCGTCGGCTCCGAGGCCAGCGAGGACGTCCTGAGGAGGAAGCAGGCTCTGACAGCCGTTCTGATGGGCGTGGGGCGTGGCGATGCTCCGCCTCGACCAGCCCTTTCCAGATTCTTGGATCTGCTCGTCCTACGCAAGGGCGCCAAGGAAATAAAGGACTTCATGCCCAATAACTCCGCCAACTGCCGCCTGGGCTCCAAGTCGCTCCTCTTCTACGCCGTGGACTCCAACGACGAGGACCTGACGCGACTGTTCCTCGACCGCGGGGCCGACCCCTGGGCCGTCGAAATCACCAAGGTGCTGCCCATTTACCGCGCCGCCGCCAAGGGACACGCGCCCATCTTCGAGCTACTGCTGGAGCGCATGAAGACGAACGCGAGCAAAAAGGTAGATCTGCAGGAGCACACTTTTCACATTCTGAAGAAGCTGATCGAAAACAGTAGGCGGCAGAAAGGGGCTCCACCAGAAGTCGATCACCTGAAGTGCTTGGAAAGGATCCTGCAAAATGACGTCCTCTTGAACCTCAACCAGACCTTCCACGGCCAGACGATCCTGCACGAGGCCGCTGCCTTCAATAACCAGGACATGCTGTGCGAACTGCTGAGCAAGGGCGCCTTCCTCGGGGCGCATCGCAAAGTCAACGAGACGGACCGCGGCAACGTGCTCCCGTCTCTCCTTCCGAACACACTGGAACGCGCGATGGACAACTGTATCTCAAACCTCCCAACCAACGTGGACGAAGCCGAAGTCGAGGCCGAGCTGGAGAACATGCTCGGGGACAACTATACTCTCAAACTTGACTACAGATTTCTCCTTCCGCCAGGCAGCTCGGAGCAGAATGTCGAGCAGCAGCGAATTAGCGAGTTAGGGACCTTAATGGATATCAGCAAAAGCAAGCGACATCGCAACACCATCAAACACCCTCTCGTAGAAACCTTCCTGTATGCCAAGTGGCGCAAAGCACTGCCATATTACATAGCCAA ACCGCCTTCGTCTATAGCCTCAAGGACCTTAGGATACTGGAGGTCAGATCCTCGTCGAACTCAACCCTAACGGACGAGATCGAATCGCAGCAGACGATCGTGAACTCCCTCATGGCTATCCTCATTCCCTTCACCCTATATATGCTGGTGCGCGAGGTGTTCCAAGTGGCCTTCACCTTCAGCACGTACTATAAGAACGTTGAGAATTACTTCGAGTGGTTCCTTGTAATagttgtgttcgtgttgtgttctGTTAATCTCGACGCTGACACGACGCGCCATCTCGCTGCCTGGGCGATGATCGTGGCTTG GTACGAATTCGTGCTGATCCTGGGCCGAGCTCCTCTCCTGGCCAAGTACGTGAGGATGCTTCGACACGTGTCCTATAACTTCCTGATGATGATACTCCTCTATGGGGCCCTGCTGCTCGCCTTCACCATTTCCTTCAACATCATCCTCCAGCCAACTGAGGCTGATAAG gaAACGGATTTCACCACCTTCTGGGCGACCCTCCCGAAGGCGGTGGTGATGGCCACAGGGGAGTTCGAGTACTCCGACCTCAGCAAGGAGTTTTCGAAGCAGATCGCCCTCCTTATGTCAGCTGTCTTGGTGT CTTATGAATGTGATGAACGGTCTCGCGGTCACGGACACTCAG CAAGTGGTCAGCGACGCAGCCCTCTACTCCCTCCTGGCGCGCCTCGAACTCGTCTTCCTGATCGAGTCTATGTTCCTGTGGTGCCCCGGCCTGCAGCGCCTCTCGGCCCGCCTGCGCCTCCTCTCCGGCCCTCACAACACGCCCTTCCTCTTCGCCAAGATCAACAAGAGGCGCAAGGGCGAGAGGCTGGAGTCGGGCAGGAGTCGGGAGGAGCTGAGTCGGCTGGATAGCACGACGTCGGATAATCTGAG GATGCGTCGCCAGCAGTACCTGGAGGAGGAGAAGCTTCGCCGCCGAGGAGACCCTGCTGCTGAGTGCCTCTCCATCCTTCGGAAAATAGCCAAGCGTCACCCGGAGGTCCTTCAGGATGTCGTCGATACTCCTGAGGCGACGGAGCAGGAGTAG